The DNA window CGGTAACTACTGCATGGATAAGAAGCCGGCTGCGATCAACTGGATCGAGGGCCGTGGTAAGAGCGTTGTTGCTGAAGCCATTATCCCTGGTGATGTCGTTAAGAGCGTCCTGAAGACGGATGTTGATTCTCTGGTTGAGCTGAATAACGCCAAAAACATGATCGGCTCCGCCATGGCTGGCTCAATGGGTGGCTTCAACGCCCACGCTGCCAACATTGTCGCCGCCATGTTCCTGGCCACTGGTCAGGATCCCGCACAGGTTGTGGAGAGCGCCAACTGTATCACCATTATGAAGAAGTAAGTGTCTATATATGAtggctcctcttctccctttgaACTAGCATGCTAACCATTTACCAGTCTTCGTGGCTCTCTCCAAATCTCCGTCTCCATGCCTTCTTTGGAAGTCGGCActctcggcggcggcaccatcCTGGATCCTCAGGGCTCTATGCTGGAACTTCTCGGCGTCAGGGGCTCTCATCCCACAAACCCTGGCGACAATGCCCGACGACTTGCCCGAATCATCGCCGCGGCTGTCTTGGCCGGTGAACTGTCTCTTTGCAGTGCCCTCGCTGCTGGCCACCTGGTCAAGGCTCACATGGCGCACAACCGAAGCACTGTGCCCTCAGCGGCTCCCTCAGCGGCTCCCTCACGAGCCATGACTCCGGCTCCTTCGTCGGCCTCGTTGACTATCACCAACGGATCAGCGATCCGAAGGTAGAAAAATTAATGATGATTGGTTTTAATGTTAGTAATgtcagaaagaaagagaaaaaaaacactcaAAGCGCAGTAACGAAGAAAACGGTTTGCGCAAGCGAGGGGTGGTTGGTAATTAATGGAGTTTCGTATTTGTTTTTGGATGTTATGAGATCAGGGCAGTGCAGAAGATGACATATGCTCTATAGACGATATATACAAGTATATAGTTGCAAGAAAGCGGCGAATAGCATAGCATTGCTTCGATATCCATGGGTAGCTGGCTGGTTTAATATCACTCTGTATTCTATCTTTTAGTctataaattttaataatgGAAACAGTTGCCATGATCCCTTTCGATAAGTCCGGCCGTACTTGAACTAACAGCATACATCGAACGTATCCAAGCAGTACTTGTATCAGCTACTCTGTGAACCATGTGAGCAAGCATTCATCCCAAGTACCATCTACTCCACATCCTCTCCCCAGGCCAAAAAACAGCTCTTTATCGGCCATTTAGCGCGATAAGCCACATCCGCTGCCGCAAAAGTGGGGGATTCGCATCAGCCAATTCTGTAAAGCATCTGTTTTAAACTTCCATTAGTGAGCCTTCATTTCTGTTTCGCTCATTTCACTCTTCTGATTTTGTTTCCTATTTATTTCAATCACAAAACGAAGATCTTCATCATGGGTGTTGAATCAGAGTTTAGACCTGCGATCATCGTGGTTGATTTCCAGGAGGATTTCTGCCCTCCGGTAAGCCTCACACCTAGTTTCGCCTCACCTTTTACTCTCCAACTCCACAAACTcacttcatcttttcccacTCGATATGGACTCACCACAATCTTGATATCCTCAACTTCTTAACACTAACATCAACTCACAGAGCGGCTCCCTCGCCGTCCCCCAAGGCCGCGACATCGCCCCAACTGTAAACtccctcctcagcctccCCTTCGCCATCAAAATCGCCACCCGCGACTTCCACCCCCCAAACCACGTCTCCTTTGCCTCAAACCACCCCGGCGCCACAGCCTACCAATCCTACCACACAATCATCCACCCATCAGACCCTTCCAAGAGCGACACCACGCTGCTATGGCCCACGCACTGCGTCCAGGGCACGCCCGGCGTCGAACTCGTGCCCGAGCTGGACGTTTCTAAAATCGATGCCGTCGTGGACAAGGGCATGAATCCGGATGTGGAGATGTATTCTGCGTTTTGGGATCCGTTCCGCGTGAGCGTGAGTGAGCTGGgggagaagctgaaggaggcGAGGGTGACGgatgtttttgttgttgggCTGGCGGCGGATTATTGTGTAAAGGCGACGGCGGAgtcggcggtggaggagggcTATAGGACGTATATTGTTGAAGAGGGCACGAGGGCTGTGACGAAGGAGGCTTGGGAGGCGGAGGGTAAGAAGGATgtcgagaagaaggggaTCAAGATTGTGAGTGCGAGTGGAGATGAGATTCGGAGGGTCAAAGATTTGGTTGTGGCATAAGATATTACGACGTACGATGATATGATTAGTTAGTTGTAATCAAATTGGATACCTATATAGCTCGCACAGCTATGAGTTTTGATAGCTGGAGATACAGAAAGCAATTGCAAGTGTATTGTTGTATCTAATTTGGAACGGTTATATAACATATAATACAATCTAGTCTCAAGGAAATCccgtccttttttttccgtcaTGCTGCCTGTACAGCCTCTAATATGTGATAATGCCACAAGGCCCATATACCAAGTCCACCGCACCGACAACTTGTTGAAAGAAATCTGCCATCAAAGAGACCGAGCCCGAAatcatttcttcatctctttttgctgcttctccgaCCTCCTTTTGAAACGAATAGTCTTTTTGACGCGGGCTTGGTTCTCGACTGGGTAGCCTACACGTCGCCTATGACGGCTTGTTTTATAAAGGTTGCTATTCCATGTATGTTAGTCCAGTGACTGGCGTGTGTCATACAACCCTATTGTGTACGTACCTTACAATGCCTTCCAGCTCAAGGTCGCATTCAGCAGTGTCTTGGGCTATGAGATGGGACTCGTTGCCAGCCAAGGCATGTTGCAACTTTACTAGAGCCACATCTTGCTTGGCTAGTCTCGCTGGGCTCGAAGCAGTGTGTTGATCTGAAGAGGGCGTTGTGGGGAGTGGTCTTGGGTTGGCTGCCTCGGCTATATTCTCGTCATCGTTATTGTTACTACATGCTGTAATGGGCCCCGACGACCCGTCAGAGCTTGTAGATGCCAATGTGGTAAAGGATCCCCAGCATACTCCCTCCTCGGGCTCTATCGTGCCAACAGTTGCCTCTGCTTGCGATGCGTTGTTGTCAACACTTTGTATAATTTCGGGCAGATAACTTTGGACAGTAGCCCTGTTTACTCCCAGAGGTTGCACCCCTAGAGCGATCCGTTCGTTCCTGTGTTCTTCTGACAAATACTGTCCCAGGCGGCGGGATGAAAGCAATGGTTCATCAGCAGGATCCAAAGACCCTACGCCTGTAGGTATTTCGTCTGTATTGTACGTTGCAGGAAAGTCTAGGGAAATCATAAGAAGAGAATCCATGCTTGCTCGATCGTTTGCCTCTCGCTGTATCTGATGCGCAGTGTAAAGAGGGGATCTGCTTAACCTGGATGTGAGATTCCAGTTAGAAGACACATGAACAAATAATGAAGGGATCAGAGATGCAAACGCGCCTTGGAGCTGGTCCTTCATGGTCCTCCAAACTGATACTGCTATCACGGCTGAGCCGACCGTCTGGCGATGTTTGATCATCCATGGTAATCAAACCGCGGACAGAGCATTGGAGACAAAATGAGAAGTGGGTTTGAGACGACACAACGAAGGGGGAACTTCTCAGCAGAGGCCCCATAGAATCACCATTCCCCTTTTAAATCACTGGGCCGGGCCGAGCAAGAGTGCGTGAGTGATGAGAAAAAGGTATGGCATAATGGACACGCAGATCATATGGCTGGGCCGCGAACCGGCAGACCCAGGAACTTGGGACCCGACGCCTTCGACATGCTCCCTTGTCGGCCACGATCCCTGGCAGCTTAGATGGGTCGTAGGATTAAGGGCTAATAAGTATAAACATGGAGGTGCCAATACTACAGTTCATACCCCCTGGCTCACAGCTGCCCATCAGAGCGCCGCAGGGGGTATCAGTGGGCGTGAGGAATGCAATGATGCCGCAGTGCTGTTGTGGTGATGCTATCCAGCTTGAAGGGTGTTAGGTTGCTTCCCCGCCGCACTCAAGCCTTTTCTACTTCTGCTCAGGCTTTCTCGACGAGCGGCGTACGCGTAGGTAGCTTGGGCTCACAGCAAGGTGGAACATGGCCAGTAAGAGGAGTATTAAGCATGGGATTCGGGGAGGCGGCAGGTGGATGCGACGCTACCGGAAGCTGCTCCGCCATGCGATCGAGAGAAGAGGCACTGCGGCGACCCGAAGACCAGGGGAAAGCCAGTACAGCGGATCGTGCATCTGATCTGGTCAGTATTTCTACATGAGGCATACCCCTATACGATGCCAAAAAGAACACCTGTAGCCGCAAGACTTCGTAACTCCACATCGACTCCCCGGTGTCGACATCCTCTGCGCGATGAGTCCACAGGACGGGGCGAGTACTCTCCTCCATAGGAGGGCTAGCTTGGTGAGAATCATAGGCTGCCTTGTGCGACCAAAGCCCTGTTTTAGATTGAATGCATGGGCAAATTGCATATCCCCCCCTCTGAGCTGCAGAACAAGCCGTCCATCATGCCGCTGCAACACTGGCTGGCGTCCCAGAGACCCATCCCAAGGGCCACCTGACATGCGACAGCTCGAGAAATTGGGGCAAGAGCCGGGGTGCTTCTGTGGCGGTCACAGCTATCGGCGTGTGAAatggctgccttttcttcgcATTCTTCACACCGCAAAAGATCGATCTGTGGCGCTAATATAGGATTGAGTAAGAGACGCAGCAAGGCCCGGTAACCCGGTCAAGTGGGTGAAATTCATCCGATCATAACAAGGTCTTGGGTGGCTGTCATCGTTTGAGTATACGCAAGATGCACCTGTAAGGTTCGACGCAGGATCCGATCTCGACCCCGACCGAGAGGACAGGATGAATGCCAGATAAGGATTTCCGCGGATCTGAATGACAGCTTGATGCGATGATTAGGCAGTGCCGCAAACCGAAGAGTGCCCATCAGCAAATAGTATTACTGCCCATCATTCGCGGCGTGCATAGCAAGATTCATCTCCATGCAGCTAGGGGGCACTGCCTAGAGATCAACAAGCCAGTAACCAGTCATTCGTTTTCGTCTTTTCGCCAAGACCTTTTTACTTGCTTGTTTCCCCGGTCTCCTTTCCGTCCCTGGGCGTGTTCTCTCAACAACAAAAGCGACGAGAACTAGGGCCGACGCTGGGAATACTCCCTTGCATAGCAAATGGAGCGCTAGCGACCAACAACAGCTTCTAGATCGCTGATTCGACGAACAGGCCAAAGACCCAGAAAACGGACTGCATGGCTGTCGGGGCTTTCAATACTGCCAGCACCCATGACCCATGCCCTTGTTTCCCCATCGGCTCCAAGCTGGCGGTACTGAGTGTTGGGCGTCGGGAAGAAGGTAGAGAAAACTCCCCCTGGACGACCCAGCTCTACCGTAAATGATACGCTGAATTAAACAAGCGACACCGTAAGGAAAGATACAGTAGAGCCCATCTCGAACCCTTGCTCCGAGTAGACCCGAAATATCGGCTCATATAAGGCAGATCCCAGGTTTCGtaatcttaaaaaaaaagaaaagaagagaaaaggagggaTGCCTCTCAACACCGAATAGCCGGGATTTACCTAACCACAACTTTTTTGCCAACGCGACCAGGCTGTGACTTGGacaagctgcagccaagTCGCAAATCCGTCAAACTGCGATCAAGTCGTAAtttcaagctgcagcttatATGCAACTTTTCGATTCAGGGCTCCATGGCTGGCTTTAGCATTCCGATGAAACTGCGTTTCCAGCTGCCAGCACACCTGTATCAGCCACAATTCTCCAACGCCGGCGACTGCAATCGCAGAACCCAATACCGCCATTCGGCTCGTGGGGGGGGACCACACCTACCAGTTTCAGGTGACCTCGTGTCTGCGGCCGCCTTTGAGACCCGGTCAGTCATGTTGTAGATCAGTTTTCTCCCTTTCTCAAGCGAACGATGAAATCCGCCTTGGATGAGATGCAGTAATGGCGAAGCTGTGCGCAGGAGTTggtggcggctgtggctCGGGGAGTGCTATCATGGCAGGGCTCACTTGAATCTAACACAGCCACGGGGCGCTCACGAAGTTGGGCATTTGGGGATGAATAAGAGATGCTTAAAGAGCTCGTGAAGAAGTCGGTATGGCAATGGAGCCATTGCCCTAGTCGCAGATCGACGTGGAATCTGGGAGAAGTTGTAGAGCTCTCACGCAAATTTCGTTGGCCCAATTCCCGGTCTTTTGGTGCATTCGGTATCCTGTGGTGGAATACATGCGTTAGTCCTAGAATACACACACAAGCTACCTACAAGTAGtagaagcaagaagagattgaaacAATGATTGACAGTGTCCTTGTCTCACCTTGGCGCCTGTATTTGACAGGTAGACTTGAAGCCGCGTTAACGTGAGAGTTGACTTGTCACTGGTGCAGAATCCCAACACTGAAATGAGCACCAGAATAGGAAATTAACAAAGCCAAGACAGTGATCATATAATCATGAAATCGAAATGGTTGATTTCTGCTGAGAAGAATTCTACAGTATAGAATTGTAGAAGCAAAATCTGGGGAGAGGCTTCTAGAATCGTTGCGCCGCCGCTCTTACCCTGGAACCCGTCCACTAATTTTAGCGGGCGGGGATCCCCACGCCTTTTGATCACTGGAAAGGCGGCACGTTTTTGACGCCATCGAGGAGAAGTGCTGATGAGATAATCCGCTTCtcaaggcagcagcttgtcgaAAGTATCCTTAAAAGAGTGAAGgcgtctctttttgtttgtttgtggAAAAGAGACGTAAGGGGCAAAAAGAGCCAGGCTCCAAGCAAAGAAGCGGCAAAGaacaagcagcagaaatggcCGCATTGTCGACAACTCTCCCCTTGAGCCGCGACTCAGTCTGTGCGGCGCACAAGGTTGTCAAGAATCATGTCCATCGCACGCCCGTGGTGACCAATCAGACGCTTTCCGAGCTGGCTTCGACGCCCACGACCGTCGAGAACCTCGAGAAGACGAGATTCGCCGGCAGGACGCCCGCGAAGCCTGTGCTGCGACTGTGGTTCAAGTGCGAGAACTTGCAGCGCATCGGGGCCTTCAAGGTGCGCGGGGCCTTTTATGCGCTGCACAAGCTGTCAGAGGAGCCGGGATGGCtggaggggggaggaaaggaaaagggcgTGGTGACGCATAGCTCTGGTAAGATGGTGCTCTACTTGGCTTGATTTATGCTTGTGGGAAGGGAATGAGAGGCTCAAGATCGAGGTGCTCTTGTATCTCGTTCACGATCCTGTCTAGTTGATGACTCAGAACGGCTGCTAACGTGAATCTGCAGGCAACCATGCTCAGGCCCTGGCTCTCGCAGCCAGAGAGAACGGCATCAAGGCTCACATCGTCATGCCTGAAATCTCCATCCCTGCGAAGATCAACGCCACCAGGGGCTATGGCGCCAACGTCAtcttcagcggcagcacGAGCGTCGAGCGTGAGGCCGTCACCGAAAAGGTTGTTGCCGAGACTGGTGCGCGACTGGTCCCTCCTTATGATCATCCCGACATCATGCTTGGCCAGGGGACCCTCGGACTCGAGCTCCAAGACCAAGTAGAGAGCAGCATTGCATCTCACGTTAACCCAGCCGGACAGGCCCTGAGGGGCGTGTATGCCGCTGCGGCAAACAAGACCAAGGGAAATAAAGAAGGACtggatgccatcatcactccatgtggcggcggcggaatGCTCTCTGGCGTGGCACTCAGCTGCGAAGGCACCGGTATCAAGGTCTTTGGGGCCGAGCCGTCATATCAGGGAGCTGACGATGCTAAGCGAGGATACGAGTCAGGCGAACGCATCCCTACCGTGTCGTCTCTCACTGTGGCGGATGGACTGAGAACCCCAGTGGGTGTGCATCCCTGGAGCGTCATCTTCGAGCGACGTCTGGTAAGTGGCATGTTCAGCGTGACGGATGAGGAGAttttgaagacgatgaagctcGTGTATGAGcggatgaagatggtggtTGAGCCGAGCGCATGCGTTCCGCTGGCAGTTGCGCTGTTTGATGAAGATTTTAGAAGTCTTGTGGAGAAGGAGGCCGGCGAAGAGGGATGGGACTTGGGCCTTGTTTTCAGCGGCGGAAATGTCGCTGTTGATGCGCTCGGCAAGCTGCTAGCAGGAGAAAAGTGAATGGTGAGAGAAGAGTATAGATCATCAGAGACGATTATTCACATGTAGAGAATCATGTATGTGTTAAGATCAAGAATACTTGTACTTTTGACCAGACCTAGATATaaagagaaaacaacaaCGTCTATAAAAAGTCACACAACATGTTAGGGTATCATCAAATCATTACATATCCTTCATCGCCTCGTCCATGTCTTTCCTCCACCGAGCGGCATTTCTCCTCAATGTCCAAATGCCAATATAGCCAGCAACCATACAAAACAAAGACACGGCCGTAAACACCCAGCCTACGCCAATGGTGTTGATCCAAGGAGCCgcgacgatgacgccgaCGCAGCTGAGGATGTTGCGGACGAAGTTGTTGACGGCAACGCCAGCGGAACTCTTCTTGCGGACGAATTCAGTGAGcatggtggtggcggcagaCTGTTTTTTACGATTAGTCATGAGCAACATGTCAAAATTATAGCGATAAAGGGGGCTTACAAAAACAAGCATAGAGGCAGCTCCAAAAATGAAGCTGCCAATAGCagggacgatgaagatgactcCATAGTTGAGTGTCCATCCGTATATCAGCAGCCCGATGGGATACATGGTGTTGGCCAGCCACATGTTCTCTCTGAAGCGGTCCTCGGGTAGGTAAATGAGTTTGCCATTTTCGTCATAGCGATTTGCCTTGATGGCTTGCTTGGTCATGATTCTGTCGATCCATctgccgccaaagatggaggCGATGAAGTAGCCCAGGCCAGCGGGGAGGTAGAGCAGACCGACAATGATCTGGCTGTAGTTGTAAGGGGGGCTGAGAGAACTTTTGCTGGATGGAAATGTTGGAGATGAATAGCGCTCCAaaggcgatggcggcggtgaagacggtgatgaagacgggGGGGAAgcggaggaagagcagcacgCTGAGGGGGTCGAGGAAGATGCGCTTGGCGCTTGCAGCCAGTTTCTTGGTCTGGACTTTGGCGGATTCTCTGGTCGTCATGCGGCGGATGGATTCAGCAGTTGGCTCATTAtcggcaatggcctcttcCTGCTTCTTCCGTGCCAGCGTCTCGGGCAGGAGGAAGATTAGCATGGCCAGGATGACAAGTCCGTAAATGGCGAGGAACCACATGGTAGCCTTCCAGCCAAACCCCTGGGCTAAAGCTCCTCCCACAATGGGCGCAATCAGGGGCGCGAGCAGCGGTCCGAGATAGAAGATGCCCATGGCCCGGCCGCGCTCGTGCGATTCCCAGATGTCGGCAATGGTGCCGGCGCCGACGGCTTGCacggaggcggaggcgccGCCGGTGAAGATGCGGAAGACGATGAGCATGGCGATGTTGGTGGAGACGGCGGAGAcgatggcgaagatgaggaacagggtgaaggagatgatgtAGATGGAGCGGCGGCCGAATTGCTCCGAGAAGGAGGACCACCAGAGGGGGGAagatggacatggagatCATGTAGAGGGCGACGGAAAGGTTGGCGATGTCTTCGGTGGTGTTGAGCTTCCGTGTCATTTCAGGAAGAGCGGCTATGAGCTGTTAGCAGGTAGGTATGAATGGGAGGAAAGTGACTTGTCATGCATACGataaaagatggaagagccCAGCGGAGCAGCGGCAGTAGCCAGAGCAATAGTCAAGGTGATGCCCCATTTAGTCGAGTTCTTGTACTCATACGGACTCTCGACTTCAGGAACAACAGCAAAGCGACCTAGCAGACCTCGTCGTTGAGAGCGAGGAACAGTCTTGGGAGTCTTGGACCGGGTGGTTGAAGCACGGGATCGTGACCGGGCAGCTTCCTGTTCCGTTGCCGGGGCCTGCGCTGCTGTGGCAAGGCTGACTGTTGGTACGAGAGCGTCGTGGTGAAGTTCCACGTCGTTTTCAGTGATGTGATGACGCGCAGTCTTCTTTTCGTCGTTGCTGCCGTGGTCTGAATGtgcggtggtgatggtgtcgTTGGAGgagtggatggatggagtgGGGGATGTTGATGGACCATTGGCCTTTTCTGGATCAGGGATTGAAGGCATTTTGATCAAGACTTTTTTTGATAATAAAAGAGTTATTCTTATGAGTTGTGGTGTAATTGAGATGGTATGAGGTGACGGCTTATAAAACGAGTCTTAGTTCAGTCGGGCGATATGAGAGAGTGGGCACAGTCAGACAAGTCGTCTATTTCTCCCAATGGCATCATAAAATAAAATCATTAATATGTAGCACGAGAAAGAAGTAAACAAAATAAAGAAACCCGCTCAAGTAGTCTCGTAGCCATGCCTCATGAAAACACacttgaaaaagaagaaggatgagaagcaaaaaggcgGGATGATGAGCAGAATAAATAAACACAGGGGGGGCTCCTACTTGAAGGCCAACAACACACACACCATGTCGCCCTCTTTAAAAAATCCTTTTTCTTCGATCCCACCCACTACCATGTCGATTCCCACTTGTTTTTGCTGTAGGAAATTTTGCCATTCTCCGTAGAAAGTGGGCCAAGGCCGGATACGCGCGCCGGCTCAGATTCCACGGCCGAGGTCCGCGACTCGGCAACCCACCGGGAGGTGAAGCCTTGTTATTCTTGCAAGGTATGAATTACTGTTACATTTGTCATCTTTTTTCATAAgttgtttttttccatcATTAGAGGAAATACTTGGAGTAACATATCCATATTACAATATTGAccccttttgtttctctcttcttttctacaGCAAAGTAAACGAGAAAGCATCTGCAGCTCCTCGTACAAGAAGCACATCCCCGCCTCCATCGCAGCCACGCAGGGGCACGGCCTTAGCCTTGCCGGGTGGGAATTAGCCGGACAGAGTATCGCGCAGAattttgagaagaagaaaatgcaaGTAAAAAGAGGGCGCCTGGGAGGAGTGGGGCTCGGGCATGGGAGAGGCTGACGGGATACCACTAAATCGAGGAGAGCGGCGTAGTTAGTCATGGTAGCATTTGGGGTAGATTCCGGAAATCGGGGTAAGTATGGCTGAGAAGTTGGGGCATATCGAAGGTTCATTGCGGTTTATTGATCTTGAGTGGGTAATTGGGCCAATGAGAGGGAATGGACGGCGATGGATCGGGCGTTGAATGCTTCGGCATGACATGCTCGTATTATCGGATTTATGATTTAGTGTATCTTGGACGGCGCTATCAATGTAGACGGTTCATGTAGGCTATTTGACGACGAGAATGATGTAACAGCGTGTGTGATGTCGGCATTTGATTCATGTAGCCAATGCATACAGCCTTTACCGTTACGTTTTGTTTCTCTACTTTATAAGATTGCAATCAGTAGGTAATCaggatacatgtagtatatGCCTTTCCCCAACATGGCCTCAGGTATGGCCTAACAGatcagctgctgccagacTTATCGCAGCAACAATCTATAAAACTTGACATCCGATTATCCGAGTCCTTTAGCAAGTGCCTTGTCATGTGGCCATACGTTGCGCAAGTTGCACGGCTCCTGTGCGCCGACAACCCATCAAGGTTCCATCGCCGAATCTCGTCGGAGGCCGAGGTGACATGGCGAGGTACTATGCAGAGTTGAATCCTCCAAACTCAGCAGTCTAATATTTCTTGATAATACCATTCCTTTTGCCACATTATTATACCCATTTACATGTTTAAATAGAATGATTGTTTACTCTTGCTGCTTACAAGGCCAAGTCTGTTCGTAGAATCTTCCCTATTATGCGATGCGCCAACTCAACGCCTGGCTGCCATGGATGACTCATATAGAGATATACAAGTAAAGCGCATGTAGAGAAATATGAGTTCAAAGGATCTCCAAAAGTTTCCTTTTTACTcactttttccctttctgtTTCTCTATGGACGCTCCATGAAACGTCTACAAACAACATGGTCCGAAATGTTCGTTACCCCCAGTTAGTGTATAATTCATTCAATCCTAGTAGCATCTTAACCATATAATCTTCTTACACAAATGTATAAAGCTAAGCCTGATTCGATAATTAGAAAGGGAGTCAGTTCATCATGAGAAATCGCACATTTTCAAGCTGTGGCGAAGGGTTGGTTGCATGAGAACATGGCAAAAATATTTGCCTAAATGCCGATTATGAATCTGCATTTATATAGTCATGTATTCTGATACTTGAAGCTTTCTAATTTAATTGCCCAAGATGTCTACATACTCGGATGAACAGTCGCGTATCTCGCTTAACAAAGGCTTTTGGTTGGCATATTGTAACTCTGCTTTGCCGGAACTTTCCATCAGATGTTTGCAATGGGTCTCAATTAATCAAGACTATGACTCAATATCGCtgaaaattaaaataagaaaaagttgaagtagaaaagaagagagagaaatacGAGTGAGTTACCAGCACACAAGGAATCTTGAAATGACGTTGTAGCTCCCTATTCAGATCTTGAAGCGGCCCGCATTGGATGCTGGAGTTTCCAGGAGCAAAGACACCACCAAAGCCTTGGTCTCATTCATTGAGATGTTCAATTCTGTTTTACTCTCAATTTCTTTACATTTTTGTCTCTTTCAGGCCCCTCGCTTGCATCTTCAACAAACACATACTTTGGTCAACTTCCATTTGCAACTCTTTGGCCATGTCAACCTGGGGATAATGCAGCCATTATATAAACGTAGAGTGCTCCAACCCAGGCATCATGCCTCATCTTTGAATATCACCTTGAGcaaattttcttcttctttttctcgcaAGCCCGTAATGGTTCCATATGTGCGCATCTTATCTCGATCTGGTCCTTACTTACTAGTATTGCCCCAGAGTATACGAACAGAGTCTAAAGCAAAGGTAACTGTAAAATATGGTCAATAATACAGAATTTTTTATGTTACAGTTACGTTGTATGCAATTGCCGTGTTATTCCGCTGCTACAGAAGAGGATGATTTTAGGACCAGTCCAGCATTGCGCCGCTTCCGGTGGCAGGTCGCCACAGCGATTACCACATCAGGCAATACGTGGGCCCCGCATCGGCGTCTGACAAAATCAGATCTGACTTACTCATCGCATATGCAAACctcacatctcatctcactCATCGCCCACGAATTCCTCTCTCGACAGCATATCCCTAGATTAAATACAATCTATAGAGCATAAAAGGGAACCATGTCTCTCACAAACGACTCGCCAGaggtcgccgccgccgccgccaagacGGCCTCGTTCACCCTGGCCTCGCTGCCGGCATCGGCTCGCAACGAGGCCCTCGAGGCCATCCACGCGGCTCTCACAGCGTCCAAGGACGAGATCCTGGCGGCGAATGCGCGCGATCTGGAGCTTGCGcaaaaggcggcggcggatggGATGCTGTCGCAGGCGCTCGTGTCGAGGCTGGATCTGGGCAAGACGGGCAAGTTTGAGGATATGCTGCAGGGGATATTGGATGTGAGGGACTTGGAAGATCCTGGTACGTGGCTTATTGTTTGCCATCATGGTGCAATGCTTCACATTTTCTGTGTTTCTGTTTTTATTTGCTTCGCATTGGCTATTTGATGG is part of the Trichoderma atroviride chromosome 1, complete sequence genome and encodes:
- a CDS encoding uncharacterized protein (EggNog:ENOG41~TransMembrane:3 (i39-62o68-86i139-164o)), whose product is MLIVFRIFTGGASASVQAVGAGTIADIWESHERGRAMGIFYLGPLLAPLIAPIVGGALAQGFGWKATMWFLAIYGLVILAMLIFLLPETLARKKQEEAIADNEPTAESIRRMTTRESAKVQTKKLAASAKRIFLDPLSVLLFLRFPPVFITVFTAAIAFGALFISNISIQQKFSQPPLQLQPDHCRSALPPRWPGLLHRLHLWRQMDRQNHDQASHQGKSL
- a CDS encoding uncharacterized protein (EggNog:ENOG41~TransMembrane:1 (o127-148i)), with protein sequence MPSIPDPEKANGPSTSPTPSIHSSNDTITTAHSDHGSNDEKKTARHHITENDVELHHDALVPTVSLATAAQAPATEQEAARSRSRASTTRSKTPKTVPRSQRRGLLGRFAVVPEVESPYEYKNSTKWGITLTIALATAAAPLGSSIFYRMHDKSLSSHSYLPANSS
- a CDS encoding uncharacterized protein (EggNog:ENOG41~TransMembrane:3 (o20-46i67-84o90-111i)), with protein sequence MWLANTMYPIGLLIYGWTLNYGVIFIVPAIGSFIFGAASMLVFSAATTMLTEFVRKKSSAGVAVNNFVRNILSCVGVIVAAPWINTIGVGWVFTAVSLFCMVAGYIGIWTLRRNAARWRKDMDEAMKDM
- a CDS encoding uncharacterized protein (EggNog:ENOG41), encoding MGPLLRSSPFVVSSQTHFSFCLQCSVRGLITMDDQTSPDGRLSRDSSISLEDHEGPAPRLSRSPLYTAHQIQREANDRASMDSLLMISLDFPATYNTDEIPTGVGSLDPADEPLLSSRRLGQYLSEEHRNERIALGVQPLGVNRATVQSYLPEIIQSVDNNASQAEATVGTIEPEEGVCWGSFTTLASTSSDGSSGPITACSNNNDDENIAEAANPRPLPTTPSSDQHTASSPARLAKQDVALVKLQHALAGNESHLIAQDTAECDLELEGIVSNLYKTSRHRRRVGYPVENQARVKKTIRFKRRSEKQQKEMKK